A window from candidate division WOR-3 bacterium encodes these proteins:
- a CDS encoding polysaccharide biosynthesis tyrosine autokinase, whose translation MYSEQDSHKLYPNASLPNSLTLGYNAKSEPSDEEKVVKEIGKLIAAAKRRAIVIGLVTISVSAGLMYKMSKKPPIYEGAFQLLVEPINTSESRLQALITETEGNKFATYNGKDFGLDYDTQIKVLKSAKVMDPISEKIRAKYPDFSPSEVNVERPYEGAVGTRILRVSYKHFDEQRVVFVLNIVSEAFLQYSKDSRQTSLKEGIKFIEEQIPGLRKRVTDLQEKIQTLRQQYNLMDPEYESRKLIERNAELSSRILENETNLAKARLERDAIKQLIEQGNYANVLSKNAVAYSALIRDSQSVNNQIAGESVRLQEEHPTMKILRQQQKYLELTSRQQAESILKNIDTDVVALEQQQSILMAVQQEINNRIEILPKVYSEYASLQGDLQVATATLTQYLSKLDSLRIDAAQTTFPWEMIAPPKKPTPQGGLARKTKILTVIISFVMGVGVAFILEILNNVFHTAEDLEEDTNLPVLAMIPNAKELRKGSSVIEISGKKPAPSVNSMVANPSLTVSNVVMGHATHMQKYISSPVLEAFRSLYTNIRLLSPEMPFKSLVIGATTPKEGKSTVAIHLAKTAAAIGQRVLLVDGDMRQPKIHQKFNIPNLQGLSDAISTDISLNDVIQRSPEDNNLFVLTSGPVPEDPIKLLSSKKMHSLMEQFQDFFDLVIYDTPPLIGLADASILAAQTDGLIMVVKIDQSDRYLVSKALDRLKISGARVLGVVANGVKG comes from the coding sequence ATGTATAGCGAACAAGATTCTCATAAACTTTACCCGAATGCCAGTTTACCTAATTCTCTGACACTGGGTTACAATGCCAAATCAGAACCTAGCGATGAAGAAAAAGTTGTTAAGGAAATTGGCAAGCTAATTGCCGCCGCCAAACGTCGAGCCATTGTCATCGGATTAGTTACGATATCCGTAAGTGCTGGGCTGATGTATAAAATGTCAAAAAAACCGCCAATTTATGAAGGGGCTTTTCAACTGTTAGTGGAACCAATCAATACTTCTGAAAGTAGGTTACAAGCTTTAATCACTGAAACCGAGGGAAATAAATTCGCAACTTATAACGGTAAAGATTTTGGCTTGGATTATGACACTCAAATCAAAGTGTTAAAAAGCGCCAAAGTAATGGATCCAATTTCCGAAAAAATTAGAGCGAAATATCCAGATTTTAGTCCCTCGGAAGTGAACGTGGAGCGTCCATATGAAGGAGCAGTAGGAACTCGTATTTTAAGAGTTTCCTATAAACATTTTGATGAACAACGGGTTGTCTTTGTTTTAAACATTGTGTCTGAGGCATTTCTACAGTATAGCAAAGATTCTCGACAAACCAGTCTCAAAGAAGGCATAAAATTTATTGAAGAACAAATTCCTGGTTTAAGAAAACGAGTGACTGATTTGCAAGAAAAAATCCAAACACTCCGTCAACAGTATAATCTGATGGATCCTGAGTATGAAAGCAGAAAGCTGATTGAGCGAAATGCTGAGTTAAGCAGCAGAATTTTAGAAAATGAAACAAATTTAGCAAAAGCTCGCTTAGAGAGAGATGCCATTAAACAACTTATAGAGCAAGGAAATTATGCCAATGTTTTGAGTAAAAATGCAGTAGCTTACAGTGCCTTAATTCGAGACTCTCAATCGGTCAACAATCAGATTGCCGGTGAGTCAGTGCGATTACAAGAAGAACACCCAACCATGAAAATTCTTAGACAACAACAAAAGTATTTAGAATTGACATCTCGTCAACAAGCAGAAAGTATTCTGAAAAACATAGATACAGATGTGGTAGCTTTGGAGCAGCAACAAAGCATTTTAATGGCGGTACAACAAGAGATTAACAATCGCATCGAGATTTTACCAAAAGTTTATAGCGAATATGCCTCATTGCAAGGAGATTTACAAGTTGCCACAGCAACTCTCACGCAATACTTATCAAAATTAGATAGTTTGCGAATTGATGCGGCTCAAACGACATTTCCGTGGGAAATGATTGCTCCTCCAAAAAAACCAACTCCCCAAGGCGGATTGGCGAGAAAAACTAAGATTTTAACCGTGATTATTAGTTTTGTTATGGGTGTAGGAGTCGCTTTTATCTTAGAAATTCTGAATAATGTATTCCATACAGCCGAAGACTTGGAAGAAGATACAAACCTGCCAGTATTGGCGATGATTCCTAATGCAAAAGAACTGAGAAAAGGTTCCTCTGTGATTGAGATATCCGGTAAAAAACCTGCCCCATCGGTTAACTCAATGGTGGCAAATCCGAGTTTGACTGTTTCCAATGTTGTCATGGGACATGCAACTCATATGCAAAAGTATATTAGTTCTCCGGTTTTGGAAGCATTTCGCTCTTTATATACCAATATTCGTTTGTTGAGTCCAGAAATGCCATTTAAATCCCTGGTAATTGGTGCAACAACACCTAAGGAGGGTAAATCGACAGTGGCGATTCATTTGGCAAAAACAGCCGCAGCAATTGGTCAAAGAGTCTTGTTAGTCGATGGAGATATGCGTCAGCCCAAAATCCATCAGAAATTTAACATCCCCAACCTACAAGGACTCAGTGATGCAATTTCTACGGATATTAGTCTGAATGATGTGATTCAGCGCTCGCCTGAAGATAATAATTTATTTGTTTTGACCTCTGGACCAGTTCCCGAAGATCCCATCAAACTCCTCTCTTCCAAAAAAATGCACTCTCTAATGGAGCAATTTCAAGACTTTTTTGATTTGGTAATCTATGATACTCCTCCCTTAATAGGTCTCGCGGATGCCAGTATTCTAGCGGCTCAAACCGATGGTTTAATTATGGTGGTTAAAATTGATCAGAGTGATCGTTATCTAGTGAGCAAAGCATTAGATCGATTGAAAATTTCTGGTGCCAGGGTCTTGGGAGTCGTCGCCAATGGGGTCAAAGGGTAA
- a CDS encoding sulfotransferase yields the protein MELKKIKQMVPIPLKNLFYKFRDLWNMVEIEYARNRAKINPKPIIILGNQKSGTSAIAMLLASLTNKSVHIDLMRSNEQNIYVKLKQKRAKFEDFIKFNRLEFSKDIIKEPNLTLFYDELIEYFPLARLVLVVRDPRSNIRSILDRYKIPGNLEQMTPEHYENLVRSWPSVFDASWLGFRGENYIEMLAGRWNYMADVFFLHAERIILVKYEDFLKDKIGVIYRLAEELGLEKINDISEQINIQYQPAGKNRNLKYIDFFGERNLERIERICGERMKKLEYY from the coding sequence ATGGAACTAAAAAAAATTAAGCAAATGGTGCCAATTCCTCTCAAGAATTTATTTTATAAATTTCGTGATTTATGGAATATGGTTGAAATAGAATATGCTAGAAACAGAGCTAAAATTAATCCGAAGCCAATTATTATTTTGGGAAATCAAAAATCAGGTACTTCGGCAATTGCTATGTTACTGGCCAGTTTGACTAATAAGTCAGTTCACATCGATCTTATGAGGTCTAATGAACAAAATATTTATGTCAAATTGAAACAAAAAAGAGCAAAATTTGAAGATTTTATAAAATTCAATCGTCTGGAATTTTCTAAAGATATTATTAAGGAACCGAATTTAACGTTATTTTATGATGAATTAATAGAGTATTTTCCTCTAGCAAGATTAGTTTTAGTTGTTCGAGACCCGCGCTCGAACATTAGAAGTATTCTGGATCGGTATAAAATTCCAGGAAATCTTGAACAAATGACACCAGAACATTATGAAAATCTAGTGCGTTCTTGGCCATCAGTTTTTGACGCCAGTTGGCTGGGATTTCGAGGGGAAAATTATATTGAGATGTTAGCCGGTCGCTGGAATTATATGGCTGATGTTTTCTTTCTCCATGCCGAACGGATAATTTTAGTCAAATATGAAGATTTTTTAAAAGATAAAATCGGGGTAATTTATAGACTTGCCGAAGAATTAGGACTAGAAAAAATCAACGATATTTCCGAGCAAATTAATATCCAGTATCAGCCAGCAGGAAAAAATAGAAACCTCAAATATATCGATTTTTTTGGCGAAAGAAATCTTGAAAGAATTGAACGAATTTGTGGAGAAAGGATGAAAAAACTGGAATATTATTGA
- a CDS encoding PEP-CTERM sorting domain-containing protein, translating to NNGQFDHKGTCGNTVLICSATFKFEAGKQYAFFLDSGTDVWRDYDIYSTDSMNASGLGFANQFKFLQGTSVLSDLRYQQYATSPISDLATTPGIQNANPFAGPVLIAIEDSGLNGHRDFNDFLVTAQVAVPEPATLAGLGMIAGAMAMSRRRKTNHSA from the coding sequence ATAATAACGGGCAATTCGATCACAAGGGCACTTGTGGCAACACTGTACTGATCTGCTCGGCAACTTTTAAGTTTGAAGCCGGCAAGCAATACGCTTTCTTTTTGGACAGTGGCACAGATGTTTGGCGTGACTATGATATCTACTCTACCGACTCGATGAATGCTAGTGGTCTCGGGTTTGCCAACCAGTTCAAGTTTTTACAAGGCACATCCGTACTCAGCGATCTGAGATATCAGCAGTACGCTACTAGTCCGATCAGCGACCTAGCTACAACCCCTGGAATTCAAAATGCTAACCCATTTGCTGGTCCGGTGTTGATTGCAATTGAGGATTCCGGTTTGAATGGCCACAGAGACTTCAATGATTTCCTCGTGACCGCCCAAGTAGCGGTGCCAGAACCGGCGACATTAGCAGGCTTGGGTATGATCGCTGGTGCTATGGCTATGTCTCGCCGTCGCAAAACCAATCACAGTGCTTAA
- a CDS encoding lipopolysaccharide biosynthesis protein, which yields MDYIFGVGKRLSDFKDKIFPKSDPESYFRTDHLNTDLKGRSIRGGVVTIASQIAKFLLQLGSTAILARLLTPKDYGLMGMVYVFINFISLFQDLGLSAATIQKDQITHNQVSNLFWVNVGLSTFIMLLTMSLSPVIAWFYGEPRLISITIVLACAFIFGGLTVQHQALLKRQMRFSALAIVDIISMLVGIVVAIAWAFWRKDYWALVMMQLAMAFTTMVGVWLACGWRPGLPKRYSGAGSLLSFGGHLTGFNLLNYLSRNLDNILIGWKHGAEELGMYAKAYQLLLMPFEQINRPVALVALPTLSRLQSEPERYLSYYNKAIALLVTMGMPLVVFMFVAADKLILTILGGQWKEAILIFRLLAPAAFVSTFNVAAGWVYISLGRTDRQLRWGFITSIVDVISFVVGVQWGAIGVATAYSISRVLLRYPAIIFCYQGTFLKLWQLNRALWKPTVASLTAGIALYGANLIWQYEQRNSISMLFDAILYTVFYFLCWVILPQGWQTLKEMLALLKALKSKS from the coding sequence TTGGATTATATTTTTGGCGTGGGTAAGAGATTGTCAGATTTTAAAGATAAAATTTTTCCAAAAAGTGATCCGGAGTCCTACTTTCGCACCGATCATTTAAATACCGATCTCAAAGGTCGATCTATTCGCGGTGGAGTGGTGACGATCGCCTCTCAGATTGCTAAGTTTTTGTTGCAGTTAGGTTCAACCGCTATTTTAGCACGTCTTTTGACCCCGAAAGACTACGGTTTGATGGGCATGGTATATGTCTTTATTAATTTTATCTCTCTATTTCAGGATTTGGGTTTGTCTGCCGCAACCATCCAAAAAGATCAAATCACCCATAACCAAGTGAGTAATTTATTCTGGGTCAATGTAGGACTGAGCACTTTCATTATGCTACTCACCATGTCCCTGTCGCCGGTGATTGCTTGGTTTTATGGGGAACCTCGTTTAATTTCGATTACCATAGTTTTGGCTTGTGCTTTTATTTTTGGAGGTCTAACAGTTCAACACCAAGCCTTATTAAAAAGGCAGATGCGTTTTTCGGCGCTGGCAATAGTTGATATAATATCGATGTTGGTCGGCATTGTTGTGGCCATTGCCTGGGCTTTTTGGCGCAAAGACTATTGGGCCCTAGTGATGATGCAACTGGCGATGGCTTTTACCACCATGGTGGGGGTTTGGTTAGCCTGCGGTTGGCGACCTGGACTACCGAAACGTTATTCAGGAGCGGGGAGTCTCCTCTCGTTTGGGGGACACTTAACCGGTTTTAATTTGCTCAACTACCTTAGCCGCAATCTCGATAATATCTTGATCGGATGGAAACATGGAGCAGAAGAATTAGGGATGTATGCCAAAGCCTATCAACTACTGCTGATGCCCTTTGAACAAATTAACCGACCTGTGGCCTTGGTGGCTTTACCCACATTAAGCCGGTTACAATCGGAGCCGGAGAGATATTTATCCTATTACAATAAAGCAATTGCTTTGTTGGTCACTATGGGAATGCCTCTGGTGGTCTTTATGTTCGTGGCGGCGGATAAGTTAATTTTAACTATCTTAGGAGGGCAATGGAAAGAAGCGATTCTGATTTTTCGGTTGCTGGCTCCAGCGGCATTCGTAAGTACCTTTAATGTGGCGGCTGGATGGGTTTATATTTCATTGGGCAGAACCGATCGCCAATTGCGATGGGGGTTTATCACCTCAATCGTGGATGTGATTAGTTTTGTGGTGGGTGTCCAATGGGGCGCTATCGGCGTTGCCACCGCATATAGTATTAGTCGAGTATTACTCCGTTACCCAGCGATTATTTTTTGTTATCAGGGTACATTCTTAAAGCTGTGGCAACTCAATCGAGCATTATGGAAACCCACAGTGGCTTCTTTAACCGCAGGAATCGCTTTATATGGAGCGAACTTAATCTGGCAATACGAACAGAGAAATTCAATCTCTATGCTTTTTGATGCCATTCTTTATACCGTTTTTTATTTTTTGTGTTGGGTAATTTTACCCCAGGGCTGGCAGACATTAAAGGAAATGTTAGCTCTCTTAAAAGCACTTAAGTCAAAATCATAA
- a CDS encoding SLBB domain-containing protein: MPERSAPGSNDNATLQGQEDYTLRPGDNIRIDNMEGKELSGEYLIPPDGRLFLPMIGGISVVGLTVEEASAALTNAYRRFFKDPYVSVNLLLISPITITITGEVRNPGSYNINLQNIRDHRGIEVLKLTQAIQQCGGVTLGADLSNIQISRKTRSGGQKVVYVNLWDFILRGDQTQNIALREGDNIYIPTTTEINLAQIRQLANVTFVTDLTTPRTVTLVGEVTRPGTYVIKGGDTTGGDKPFAGRYDGLPTVIRAIQLAGGVTPSADIEKISLRRINQNATEQTVNLNLWAFWQNGDVTQDTIIQEGDVIFIPTATNLNEARVRQLLNANFTANVNSPRTVLVVGEVKRPGSFVVRGGDGRGADTQFSSGTDGLPTVIRAIQMAGGITEVADIRRIQLRRRSRDGGEQILDVNLWELLQTGNLYQDRIVEEGDVIVVPKATEINPVEVSALSTASFAAPKITVFIMGEEARPPGVKQDGGLDFPPNISLNQALLASGALNRTRANRNFVDLLRLNPNGTVEQRRIEIDLADSINETTNPLLRNNDVILVNRSNFTKVIDDYNTFADFLLVGPRLLPWLQILDLFGIVNF; this comes from the coding sequence ATGCCAGAGAGATCGGCACCGGGTAGCAATGACAATGCCACTCTACAGGGGCAGGAAGACTATACCCTTAGACCAGGTGATAATATTCGCATTGATAATATGGAAGGAAAAGAATTGAGTGGCGAGTACCTGATTCCCCCAGATGGGAGATTATTCTTGCCCATGATTGGCGGCATTTCTGTCGTCGGACTGACCGTAGAAGAAGCCAGTGCAGCCCTGACTAACGCCTACCGTCGTTTTTTCAAAGATCCTTATGTTAGTGTCAATCTACTGCTAATTAGTCCGATCACCATCACAATCACAGGAGAAGTGAGAAATCCCGGTTCTTACAATATTAATTTACAAAATATCAGAGACCACCGTGGGATTGAGGTGCTAAAACTGACTCAAGCGATCCAACAATGCGGTGGAGTGACTTTGGGGGCTGACCTGAGTAATATACAAATTAGTCGAAAAACTCGCAGCGGTGGGCAAAAAGTGGTTTATGTGAATCTTTGGGACTTTATACTGCGGGGCGATCAAACCCAGAATATAGCCTTACGAGAAGGAGATAATATCTATATTCCCACAACCACAGAAATCAACTTGGCACAAATCCGACAACTGGCAAACGTAACTTTTGTCACCGATTTAACCACACCTCGCACCGTCACCTTAGTGGGAGAAGTCACCCGTCCTGGAACTTATGTGATCAAAGGAGGAGACACCACTGGAGGAGACAAACCTTTCGCTGGACGTTATGATGGCCTGCCGACGGTGATTCGAGCCATTCAGCTTGCTGGTGGAGTCACACCGAGTGCGGATATCGAAAAAATTTCCCTCCGCAGAATTAATCAAAATGCCACAGAACAAACTGTCAATCTGAATCTTTGGGCTTTTTGGCAAAATGGTGATGTCACCCAAGATACGATCATACAAGAAGGGGATGTGATTTTTATTCCCACAGCGACAAATCTGAACGAGGCCAGAGTTCGCCAATTATTAAATGCAAATTTTACTGCCAATGTCAATTCACCCCGTACCGTATTAGTCGTCGGCGAAGTGAAGCGTCCTGGTTCTTTTGTAGTCAGAGGTGGGGACGGTCGAGGAGCAGACACTCAATTTTCCTCCGGAACTGATGGGCTGCCCACAGTCATCCGAGCCATTCAAATGGCTGGAGGCATCACGGAAGTAGCGGATATTCGACGGATCCAACTTCGTCGTCGCAGCCGAGATGGCGGGGAACAAATCTTAGACGTAAATTTGTGGGAATTATTACAGACCGGAAATCTCTATCAAGACCGAATTGTGGAAGAGGGAGATGTGATTGTCGTACCCAAAGCCACTGAAATCAATCCGGTAGAAGTTTCTGCGCTCTCCACAGCAAGCTTTGCCGCTCCGAAAATCACAGTTTTTATCATGGGAGAAGAAGCCAGACCACCTGGAGTTAAACAAGATGGTGGTCTTGATTTTCCGCCGAATATTTCTTTAAATCAAGCCTTATTGGCCTCTGGAGCCTTAAATCGAACTCGTGCCAATCGCAACTTCGTAGACTTGCTCAGACTGAATCCCAATGGCACCGTAGAGCAACGCAGGATCGAGATTGATTTAGCTGATAGCATCAACGAAACAACCAACCCACTGCTGCGTAATAATGACGTAATTCTTGTAAATCGTTCTAATTTTACTAAGGTCATTGATGACTATAATACATTTGCCGATTTTTTGCTTGTCGGGCCGAGGTTATTACCGTGGTTGCAAATTCTGGATCTTTTCGGAATTGTAAATTTTTAG